GCCGTCGGCTGGGCGACGATGTCACCGCCATCGAGTTGCGTGCAGTTGCAGGGGCGATCCTGCCCCTCGTCGACAAGACCTACACGCCGGATAAAGCCGCAGGTCTACTGGAAGACGGATCGACCGACGGTGCGAGCAACGAAAATGCTCCGTACGGCCAGCTGTTCCTGGATTCCTTCCCCTACATCGGCAACCCGAACAGCGGTTTCACGAGTATGCCCGGCACGCCCGGCGGGAACCTGAAGTAGCAGTACATGCCTGACGCCGAGAATCCTCATGCCGGTCAAGGCATGGTTGTCCTCGACATCGGTGGCGACGTTGGTGCTCTCGTCGTCTCCATGCCGGCCGAACTGGTCGGCATGGAGATCGAGATCTGCCCAAGCGGAGCTCGCGGTGGTGTGCCTGATGAAGGGGCCGACTGGTGGGACGGTGACTGGCACTCAGATCATCATCACGACCACTCGGAAGCCGATCATCAGCATGAGCACCAGGCTGCATGGCCGCACGTTGCGGTGATCGCACGACCGTCACCCACGGGCACGCAAAACAGCGCTGTCTACCCGGGCTTGAAGGAAGGCACCTACGACTTGTGGGTGCGACCTGACGGGCCGACTACCTTGACGGCCAGCGTCAAAGGGGCCGAAGTCACCACGGCCGACTGGGTCTGAGCTTTTAAAAACACACGATGGTTCCGAACGGATCGGCTTAAATGCTGATTTGTTCGGGACCATCGTGCGTTAGCGCGCCTGAGAACGTGGCGTTGTGCAACCGCTCCTGGTTTTCCCCACCGTCCACCGGACGACATGTCGTACGCTGCAAAAATGGCGTATATGGCACGTGGCCTGCGGAGCGAAGTCGAGTTTGCAATAACAGACCACTGCAGCTCGGGCATCCTGAGAGGAACGAGGTGAACTCGGCGCCGTTCGTGCAACCCGCGACGGACCCCCCGACCCGCCCCACCTTGTCAGGCTCCTTCGGAATGTCGGCCACAACGCACTGGGTGGGCTCGGCAACCGCCCAGTCCGTGCTGGAGCGCGGTGGCAACGCGTTCGATGCGGCGGTGGCGGCAGCGTTCGTGCTGCACGCTGTGGAGCCACACCTCAATGGACCGGGTGGTGATCTCATCGGGATCATTGCGCCACTGGGCCGGGACCCACAAGTGGTGTGCGGGCAGGGACCCGCGCCCGCAGCGGCGACCATCTCGGGGATGCGAGCCGACGGCATCGATGAGGTGCCGGGCGCCGGCGCACTCGCAGCGACGGTGCCCGGTGCGGTGCCGGCCCTGCTGTGGATGCTGGAGCGGCACGGCACCTGGGAGCTCGGCGACTGCCTTGCCTACGCGATCGGCTACCTGGAGGACGGACACCCGGCGGGTCCGCAACTGAGCAGAGTCATCGGGGCAGTCGAAGCGCTGTTCCGAACCTCATGGCCTTCGTCGGCCGACATGTGGTTACTTGAAGGCCGTGCACCGACCGAGGGGGAGTGCATCACGAACCGGGGGTATGCCGCGACGCTCCGGCGCCTCGTGCAGGAGAGCGAGCGCGGCGGCGACACCAGGCTGACCCGCGTCCGCGCTGCGGGGCGGATATGGCGCGACGGATTCGTTGCACGGGAAATCGCGCAGTTCGTGGGGCAACCGCACCTGCATTCAGACGGGCGCGAGCATCGTGGCCTGCTGCAACGCGGCGACCTGAGGGCCTTCGAGGTCAGTAGTGAGCCGCCGCTATCCCTCGATTTTCGAGGTACGACGGTCCTCAAACCCGGTTTTTACACGCAGGGTCCGGTCATGCTTCAAGCGCTGGCGATCCTTTCGCATTTCCCGGACGACCGCATCGACCCGTCCACCGCGATCGGGGTGCACACCATCACCGAAGTGCTCAAGCTCGCTCTGGCAGACCGCGACACCTATTACGGCGACGCACACGGTCAGGATGCCGCGCCACTCGGCCTGCTCGACCCGTCGTACTCGTTGCGTCGGGCAGCGCTGATCGGCGACACGGCGTCGCTGGAGTACAGACCGGGCACCGACGTGCCTGGATCGCCGATGGGTCAGGTGCCGCCGTTGCAGGAGACACCGCGCGAGCCTGCCGACCCAACAGCCGGTGAGCCGACGGTCGCCCGGAACGGGGAGACCAGGGGCGACACGTGTCATGTCAGCGTGGTGGACCGATGGGGCAACACCGTCGCGCTCACCCCGTCGGGAGGGTGGCTGCAGTCCTCGCCGACGATCCCAGCCCTGGGCTTCTGCCTCGGCTCACGACTACAGATGACGTGGCTGGATGAGCGCAGCCCCAGTGCGCTCGTGCCGGGCCGACGTCCGCGTACGACGCTGAGCCCGACGATGCTTGCGCGCGGCGGCCAGGTGGTTGCGGGTCTGGGTACCCCCGGTGGTGACCAACAGGATCAGTGGCAGCTGCTCTACCTGTTGCGGACCCTGGTCGGCGGCTACCAGGCGCAGCAGGCTATCGATGCACCTACCTTCCACACCACGGCGGCGGTCGGGTCGTTCTGGCCGCGCACGTGGACACCGGGTGGACTGGTCGCCGAGGCACGTCTGGGCACGCGCGTGTTGGACGAGCTGGAACGACGCGGGCATCTCCTCACGGTCTCCGGCGATTGGACCCTGGGCCGACTGTGTGTGGTTACCCGCGACCCGGCGTCCGGCCGGGTCGGCGCAGCGGCCAATCCGCGGGGCGCGCAGGGGTACGCAGCCGGTCGTTAGGCGCTCATCCGGTCACGTGCGCGTCCGGCCGTAGATCTGTTGTCATGGATCTGTTCAGGCCGGGTCGGTGTTGCGGAACAGGTAAATGCCGACGGTTTCGCCGCTGACCGCCACATTCTGGCCACTGACCAGGAAGTTGGCGCGACTGTTCTCCCCGGTCACGACGAACACATAGCCCACGTGTTCGAGCTTCCAGCCGATGGCCTCGATCGCGGCCAGTGTTCCGGCGTGGCTTTGAGTTCTGACGTCTTTGGGCACGGCAGTTGCGCCGAAAGGCATCGGGTCGCGCTGGGAGAAGCCGACCTGGAGTTGGATCTCGAAAAAGCCCTGGCGCTCCTCTTTGGCGGCGACAGCTTGTCCGATCGGTAGGTCGATCGCGGCTTGCCGGTTGGCCTCGATCCGTGCACCCTCAAGCGCTAGTCTGCGCTTGTCCGACAGCGCGGCGAGCCTACGCGCATCTGCTTCTTTGTCTTCGCGACTGGTGCCGAACGCCATGTCATGCCTCCCTGGGAATGTCGTTATCTTTGCGGAATTGAGTGTCCTCTTCGGCGGATGGTGGTCAGGACTGCCGTGTCGCTGGAGGCGGGGACCGGGGCTCCCAATGTCGGTGTCATCACCGAACTGAACGTTCGGGTTCGCTGCGCCCAGCGCTGGCCTGGGGGATCCGTGGGCATACTTGGCACCGATGGAAACGATCGAGGGCTGCGCGGATTTTGCCGGTATCCGTGCCCGTGGCGTGCTGGAGGTGCGTCATGACGTCGCGGCGCTGGACGAGCCCGGTTTCTGGGTCGTCGTCGATACCTTCGAGGGCGAGTTGACGGCCGTACGGATGGCGCACGTGGTCCGGTTCGAGGAGCCGGTGGTCGCCGGGACCATCGAGCCGCTGGTGATCGACCCGGAGCTGAGCGCATGGTCCTCATCGCTGGACCAGGCTGCCTACGAACGCAGCGTGCATGATGTGCGCGACCTGGTGGCCGCGGGCGAGATCTACCAGGTCAACGTATGCCGGGTGCTCAGCCGGGTCGTACCTACCGACTTCTCGATGGCCCTGCTGAGTCAGTTCGTGCGGCAGGGCAATCCGGCGCCGCACGCGGCATTCATCGATATTCCGCAGGCGCGGCTGGAAGTGGTGTGCGCCTCACCCGAGCTCTTTCTGCGACGCGAGGGGGAAACGTTGTGGTCGGCGCCTATCAAAGGCACCGCGCCGAACGCCGAAGAACTACTCCCGAAGGACCGCACCGAAAACGTGATGATCACCGACCTGGTCCGCAACGATCTTTCGGTGGTGTGCCGGCCCGGCACCGTCGCGGTGGACGCGCTGCTGATGCCGCAGTACAACCCCGGCCTGGTACACCTGGAATCCACGATCTGCGGATCGTTGGTCGATGGAGCGACGTGGAGGGAGATCCTGGGCGCCACTTTCCCGCCGGGATCGGTATCGGGTGCGCCGAAATCGAGCGCTCTGAACGCTATTCACGATCTGGAACCGGTTGAGCGCGGACCGTACTGCGGCGCAATCGGCTGGGTGGAGAACGTGCCGGACCCGGGCAGCTCGAGTGCGCCGCGTGGAGTGGGTGGGGGTCACTCCCAGCAGACGGCATCGTTGTCCGTGGGGATCCGCACGTTCTGGTTGGAACAGGATCGTGGCGGCAATCGTTGGCTGCGGTACGGCACCGGTGCGGGCATCACGTGGGGTTCTGACCCGGAGAGTGAATGGTGGGAAACTGTCCTGAAGGCGCGGCGCCTGCTGGCGCTGGCGGAGTCGGTGATCGGGGCAGCACAGTGACATGGCAGCGCGGCGACATTGGCAGCACGGCGACATTGGCAGCACAGTGAAGAGGTCGGCGTTATGAATATCCGGGTATGGGTGGACGGTGAACGCGTCGATGACACGCCCAGCCTGAGCGCACTGGACCACGGTGTCACGGTCGGCGACGGCGCCTTCGAGACGTGCAAGGTGCTCGACGGTCACGTGATCGCTCGATCGATGCACCACGCCCGGTTCAATCGCACCCTCGCGGGTTTGAAGTTGCCGTCTGCTGATCGGGACCGGCTCGACGAAGGAATCGCGGCCGTCCTGAGCGAGCCGATGGCGCTGGGGAGGTTGCGCTACATGGTGACCGGGGGAGCGGGGCCGCTGGGTTCGGGGCGCTTGAACTCCCCGCTGACCTACATCGTCACGGCTGGCGAATCGCAGCCTTCTGCGGCCAGTTGTGCGCTGGTCACGTTGCCGTGGGTTCGCAACGAACGAGGCGTGCTTGCCGGTTTGAAAACGACGTCCTACGCCGAGAACGTTGTTGCGCTGGCCTACGCAACGGAACGCGACGCCGACGAGGGGATCTTCGCCAATACGATGGGCGAGCTGTGCGAAGGTACCGCCACCAACATCTTCGTTGTCATCGACGGTGAGATCCTGACGCCACCATTGGCTTCTGGCGCGCTGCCCGGAATCGGCCGTGCACTGACGCTGCGGTGGTGCGCGGCGGCCGGTATGCCGATCCGGGAGGTCGCGATGCCGCTGGAGGTGCTCACTCGCGCCGACGAGTTGTTTGTGACGTCGTCGCTGCGAGACGTGCAGGCCGTACACGCTGTGGACGCACGCACCCTCACCCCTGGACCTGTCACCGCCCAGGCTGCGCGCGTGTTCGCAGATGCAGTGGCGCAGGATGAAGACCCCACCCCCTGACCACCGACACCGACACCGGAGCTATGTCCATGAGTACGCCCGTCAAGAATCATGAGGGATCCCGGGAGGCGACGCCGGCCCGATGGGCCTGGCAGCGCAAGATCCGCGCCAACCCCACGGCCTATTTCATCTACCGGATCTTCATTGCGGTATTCGGTTTGGCGATCGTGGTGGGGGGCATCATCCTGTTGCCGCTTCCAGGGCCGGGATGGGTCATCATCTTCGTCGGATTGGGCGTATGGGCCTCAGAATTCGCGTGGGCCTCGCGGCTGCTGAGGTTTGCCAAGGACAAGGTACGGTCCTGGACCCGCTGGCTCGGGAAGCAGAACATTCTCATCCGCGGCCTGGTCAGCCTTGCTGTCGTTGCGCTCGTACTGGGATGCATCTACGGATACCTGCTGTGGCAGGGCGTACCCACCTGGTTGCCGTCGTTCGTCACGACACCGCTGGTGAGGCTGCCCGGTCTCTGATCCGCACCGCTGCGCTCAGAGCGTGCGGGCGATCAGCTCCTTCATGATCTCGTTGGTGCCGCCGTAGATCTTCTGTACCCGTGCTGCGGCATAGGCCCGCGCGATGGGGTACTCCAGCATGTAGCCGTAGCCGCCGAAGATCTGCAGGCACTTGTCGATGACCTCGCACTGCTTCTGGGTGGCGTACCACTTGGCCATCGATGCTGAGGAGGCGTCTAGTTCACCTTTGAGGTGCTGCACGATGCAGTGGTCCACGAAGGTCCGCACAGCCCGCGCCTCGGTGGCGCACTCGGCGAGCACGAAGCGGGTGTTCTGGAACTGCATGAGGTTGCGGCCGAACGCCTCACGCTCTTTGGCGTAGGCCACAGTCTGCTCGACCGCGACCTCCATCCCCTTGGCCGCGGCGACCGCGATGATGAGTCGTTCCTGGGGTAGTTGCTCCATCAGTTGAGCAAATGCCTGGCCTTCTTCGCCACCGAGGAGGTTCGTGGTGGGGACGCGCATATCGCCGAAGAAAAGCTCGCGGGTGTCCTGACCGGGCATCCCGATCTTCTCCAGTACCCGTCCGCGCTCGAAACCCGGTAGATCATCGGTCTCGGCAACGAGTAGCGACAGGCCCTTGCCGCCGGCTTCGCCGGTGCGGACCACGACGATGATCAGGTTGGCGTGCGAACCGTTGGTGATGAACGTCTTCGAACCGTTGACGACATAGTGGTCGCCGTCGAGTCGGGCCGAGGTCCGTAGGTTCTGCAGATCCGATCCGGCACCGGGCTCAGTCATCGCGATGGCTCCGACCAGCTCGCCGGAGACCAGGCCGGGCAGCCACCGCCGCTTCTGCTCCTCGGTACCGTAATTGGCGATGTAAGGCGCCACGATCGTGCTGTGCACGCTGTAACCGAAAGCGTCGTCGCAGGCCACGGCCTGCTCTTCCATCACGACGGCTTCGTGCGCGAAGGTGCCGCCGCCGCCGCCGTACTCCTCGGGTAGTCCGATACACAGCAACCCGGCCGATCCGGCGGCGTTCCAGAACTCGCGGTCCACCTGATGCTGCTGTGCCCACTTCGCGTGATGAGGCACCGACTCCTTGGTGAAGAAGGTGCGGGCCAGGTCGCGGATGTCGTCCAGGTCCTCGGTCATCCACGGGGAGCGGTAGGTGCTGGTCAGCTGCATGTCAGGCCTTTTCGTCTCGTTGTGCGTTGTCCTGGTGCGCGTTGCGTGTCATGGGGCTGCCCGGTGTTCTGACGGCGGCGATCGGCAATCCGTGCTCTTTGCCCCAGGCTTCCCACTCCTCGGCGGTGCGCGCCTTAAAGGCCGCCGCGAGATCGGCGCGACTGCCCTCGACCCCGAGCCGTGCGGTCAGACCCGCCCAGAAGTGCGCTTCGAGAGCCGCGACGGCGATGAATCCCCGTGCGGTGTCGTAGATCCCGTAGGCGGGCAGGGTGCCATTGAGGAACCCTTCCGGCCCGGTCATCCCATGTGCTGCAGGCTGCGCCATCGCCAGTGCGACATCGCTCAACGCAACCTCACGGTGCACTCCCTCGCCGGTGCGTGCCGTGTGCAGCAGCGCCGCCAGACCGTCTGCGACGGCGCGCTCGGCCCCCGCGAGATCAGCGACCAGGACGGTCGGCATGGCCGGTGGGCTCAAGGTACCGACCGCAGCCTGATAGGTCAGGTCGTGCCCGGCGATCTCGGCGTCTGCGCCGGGGTGGCCGACGATGGAGACCTGACACAACGCGGGCAGCCTGGCATGCACGGTGGTCCAGTCCAGCCCGAGACGGGCCAGCGCTGACGGGCGGCTGGAGGTGACCATCAGGTCGGTCTCCTCCAGCAGCGTCCACAACGGCGCAAGGTCCGCCTTGAGATCGAGCTGTACGACGCGCTGCCCGGCCACCAGTTGTCGGTAATAGGCATCCGCGCCGAACTCCAACGGGTCGCCGCTGGGTGGCTCAACCTTGGTGACCGTGGCCCCGAGGGCGTGCAGCCGTGCTGCGGCGGCCGGACCGGGCAGGTTGACCGCTAGGCTCACCACCCGCACGCCGACCAGCGGCAGCTCGCTCACTGCAGAATCCAGCACTGTCAGAAGCTCGTGCCGGACTCGGCCTTCGCCACCAGCCAGGCGCTCGGTTCGAAGCGGGGGCCGTACGCGGCAGCCAACTCGCGGGCGCGGGTGACGAACCCACCGAGCCCACCGGCATACCCCTGCATGAACTGGACGGTGCCGCCGTACAGAGGCGGGTAACCGATGCCGAAGATCGAGCCGACATTGGCTGCTGCTGCCGACTCGATGACGCCTTCTTCGAAACACGCGGCCGTCTCCAGCGCCATCGCGAACAGGTAACGGTCCTGGATGTCGAGCATCGGCACTGATGCGGCTGCCTTCGTGAAGTGCTCGCGCACACCCGGCCACAACTTCTTAGGACCGTCGGCGGGGTAGTCGTAGAAACCGGCCCCGGCGGCGCGCCCCTTGCGGCCGAACTCGCTGACCATCCGATCGATGACGTCGCTGCCCGGCTGGGCCGGCAACTCGGTGCCTGCCTGCGCGGCGGCCTTCTCCGCTTCGCCCCGGATGTGCTGGGTCAGGCTCAGGGAGACCTCGTCGAGCATCGCGAGCGGCGGCGCGGGGAAGCCGGCCATCGTTGCGCCCCGCTCGATGGTCGCCGGGTCCACACCTTCTCCGACGAGCGCGACGCCTTCGAGGATGAGGGTGCCGAAGACACGGCTCGTGTAGAAACCGCGTGCGTCGTTGACGACGATCGGGATCTTGCCGATCTGCTGCACCAGGTCAACGGCGCGAGCGAGTGCGTCGTCCGAGGTCCGTTTGCCGCGGATGATCTCCACGAGCTTCATCTTGTCGACGGGGGAGAAGAAGTGCAGTCCGACGAAATCGTCGGGGCGCGTGACATTCTCGGCCAGTGAGGTGATCGGCAGCGTGGAGGTGTTGGAGCACAACAGCGCCTTGTCATCCAGCACGGTCAACGCTTCATTGAAGAC
This portion of the Dermatophilaceae bacterium Sec6.4 genome encodes:
- a CDS encoding acyl-CoA dehydrogenase family protein, giving the protein MQLTSTYRSPWMTEDLDDIRDLARTFFTKESVPHHAKWAQQHQVDREFWNAAGSAGLLCIGLPEEYGGGGGTFAHEAVVMEEQAVACDDAFGYSVHSTIVAPYIANYGTEEQKRRWLPGLVSGELVGAIAMTEPGAGSDLQNLRTSARLDGDHYVVNGSKTFITNGSHANLIIVVVRTGEAGGKGLSLLVAETDDLPGFERGRVLEKIGMPGQDTRELFFGDMRVPTTNLLGGEEGQAFAQLMEQLPQERLIIAVAAAKGMEVAVEQTVAYAKEREAFGRNLMQFQNTRFVLAECATEARAVRTFVDHCIVQHLKGELDASSASMAKWYATQKQCEVIDKCLQIFGGYGYMLEYPIARAYAAARVQKIYGGTNEIMKELIARTL
- a CDS encoding aminotransferase class IV — encoded protein: MNIRVWVDGERVDDTPSLSALDHGVTVGDGAFETCKVLDGHVIARSMHHARFNRTLAGLKLPSADRDRLDEGIAAVLSEPMALGRLRYMVTGGAGPLGSGRLNSPLTYIVTAGESQPSAASCALVTLPWVRNERGVLAGLKTTSYAENVVALAYATERDADEGIFANTMGELCEGTATNIFVVIDGEILTPPLASGALPGIGRALTLRWCAAAGMPIREVAMPLEVLTRADELFVTSSLRDVQAVHAVDARTLTPGPVTAQAARVFADAVAQDEDPTP
- a CDS encoding CoA transferase, translating into MLDSAVSELPLVGVRVVSLAVNLPGPAAAARLHALGATVTKVEPPSGDPLEFGADAYYRQLVAGQRVVQLDLKADLAPLWTLLEETDLMVTSSRPSALARLGLDWTTVHARLPALCQVSIVGHPGADAEIAGHDLTYQAAVGTLSPPAMPTVLVADLAGAERAVADGLAALLHTARTGEGVHREVALSDVALAMAQPAAHGMTGPEGFLNGTLPAYGIYDTARGFIAVAALEAHFWAGLTARLGVEGSRADLAAAFKARTAEEWEAWGKEHGLPIAAVRTPGSPMTRNAHQDNAQRDEKA
- a CDS encoding gamma-glutamyltransferase, which gives rise to MSATTHWVGSATAQSVLERGGNAFDAAVAAAFVLHAVEPHLNGPGGDLIGIIAPLGRDPQVVCGQGPAPAAATISGMRADGIDEVPGAGALAATVPGAVPALLWMLERHGTWELGDCLAYAIGYLEDGHPAGPQLSRVIGAVEALFRTSWPSSADMWLLEGRAPTEGECITNRGYAATLRRLVQESERGGDTRLTRVRAAGRIWRDGFVAREIAQFVGQPHLHSDGREHRGLLQRGDLRAFEVSSEPPLSLDFRGTTVLKPGFYTQGPVMLQALAILSHFPDDRIDPSTAIGVHTITEVLKLALADRDTYYGDAHGQDAAPLGLLDPSYSLRRAALIGDTASLEYRPGTDVPGSPMGQVPPLQETPREPADPTAGEPTVARNGETRGDTCHVSVVDRWGNTVALTPSGGWLQSSPTIPALGFCLGSRLQMTWLDERSPSALVPGRRPRTTLSPTMLARGGQVVAGLGTPGGDQQDQWQLLYLLRTLVGGYQAQQAIDAPTFHTTAAVGSFWPRTWTPGGLVAEARLGTRVLDELERRGHLLTVSGDWTLGRLCVVTRDPASGRVGAAANPRGAQGYAAGR
- a CDS encoding chorismate-binding protein codes for the protein METIEGCADFAGIRARGVLEVRHDVAALDEPGFWVVVDTFEGELTAVRMAHVVRFEEPVVAGTIEPLVIDPELSAWSSSLDQAAYERSVHDVRDLVAAGEIYQVNVCRVLSRVVPTDFSMALLSQFVRQGNPAPHAAFIDIPQARLEVVCASPELFLRREGETLWSAPIKGTAPNAEELLPKDRTENVMITDLVRNDLSVVCRPGTVAVDALLMPQYNPGLVHLESTICGSLVDGATWREILGATFPPGSVSGAPKSSALNAIHDLEPVERGPYCGAIGWVENVPDPGSSSAPRGVGGGHSQQTASLSVGIRTFWLEQDRGGNRWLRYGTGAGITWGSDPESEWWETVLKARRLLALAESVIGAAQ
- a CDS encoding TIGR02611 family protein, which codes for MSTPVKNHEGSREATPARWAWQRKIRANPTAYFIYRIFIAVFGLAIVVGGIILLPLPGPGWVIIFVGLGVWASEFAWASRLLRFAKDKVRSWTRWLGKQNILIRGLVSLAVVALVLGCIYGYLLWQGVPTWLPSFVTTPLVRLPGL